The following proteins are encoded in a genomic region of Fervidobacterium pennivorans DSM 9078:
- a CDS encoding sugar phosphate isomerase/epimerase family protein, producing MKGYRCKKRKGISTSTIRANILKIEELPFAELYELTFFQKQDLDTLKEFLEKRGKPFGIHLPFVFRYAAVHPNPTSLDINLRKDTYVVNIESASFAKSFGAEYVVVHFPNAKQNEAWKDVYGIVMESLEHFYELNKIIETRLENVYMNDYFHSPDDYLFVLKETGCTMCLDIGHLLIDSEVYDFDPVYFIEKLADFITEFHIYYADLRTYEQCHHAPWGDSFNFRRVLDVIKEFDGVDFVAEPSNDCPNQLSKLIEFLEVML from the coding sequence ATGAAAGGTTATCGCTGCAAAAAGAGGAAAGGGATTTCCACAAGCACTATTCGAGCAAATATATTAAAGATAGAAGAACTGCCGTTTGCAGAATTGTATGAATTAACGTTTTTTCAAAAGCAAGACTTGGACACATTAAAAGAATTTCTAGAGAAACGTGGTAAACCATTTGGTATCCATTTGCCATTTGTTTTTAGATACGCAGCAGTTCATCCAAATCCAACTTCATTAGATATAAATTTAAGAAAGGATACCTACGTAGTTAACATTGAAAGCGCAAGTTTTGCCAAAAGTTTTGGTGCAGAATACGTTGTTGTTCACTTTCCAAATGCGAAACAAAATGAGGCTTGGAAAGACGTTTACGGTATCGTCATGGAAAGCCTTGAACACTTCTATGAATTAAACAAAATCATTGAAACTCGTCTGGAAAACGTTTATATGAATGATTATTTCCATTCACCAGATGATTATTTATTTGTTCTTAAGGAGACTGGTTGCACAATGTGTTTAGACATCGGGCATTTATTAATTGACTCCGAAGTTTACGATTTTGACCCTGTTTATTTTATTGAGAAATTAGCGGACTTCATAACTGAATTTCACATTTACTATGCTGATCTAAGAACTTATGAGCAATGCCACCACGCGCCGTGGGGGGATTCTTTCAACTTTAGAAGAGTTTTAGATGTAATAAAGGAATTTGATGGTGTGGACTTTGTCGCAGAACCTTCTAACGACTGTCCTAACCAGTTGTCAAAATTAATAGAATTCTTGGAGGTGATGCTTTGA
- a CDS encoding ribosome hibernation promotion factor, whose translation MDIKTFARGFELSEAIESYLNKRLETVKRALQTFVSRDDVNIEARFDKDGPYYTLRLMTHINGKDIVVQEKANDIYGVIDTATDAFEKSVKREKELHKSYHKSNVKGLTEAMVEELAPRYEIEEEEDKIDTVKRVYLMQATLEEAIAQMDVMGHQFFVFRNVDTGEINMIYRKNGKYGLIEFQE comes from the coding sequence ATGGACATCAAGACATTCGCTCGCGGCTTTGAACTATCAGAAGCTATCGAAAGTTACCTCAACAAAAGGTTAGAAACAGTCAAAAGGGCATTACAAACTTTTGTTTCACGGGATGATGTGAACATCGAAGCGCGTTTTGACAAAGATGGACCATATTACACCCTAAGGTTGATGACACACATCAATGGTAAAGATATTGTTGTTCAGGAAAAAGCAAATGATATTTATGGTGTTATTGACACTGCAACTGACGCTTTTGAAAAATCGGTCAAGCGAGAAAAGGAGCTGCACAAATCCTATCATAAATCCAATGTCAAGGGACTAACCGAGGCAATGGTTGAAGAGCTTGCTCCAAGATATGAAATCGAGGAAGAAGAAGACAAAATAGATACAGTTAAGAGGGTTTACCTGATGCAGGCAACACTGGAGGAAGCAATTGCTCAGATGGATGTTATGGGACATCAGTTCTTTGTCTTTAGAAACGTTGATACCGGTGAGATAAATATGATTTACAGAAAGAACGGAAAGTACGGATTGATAGAATTCCAAGAATAA
- a CDS encoding FAD-dependent oxidoreductase: MKVVVIGCTHAGTAFTTTAKRLYGDKVQITVYERNDTVSFLSCGIALHVGGVVKDPMKLFYSSPKVLSDLGAKMMMRHEVIDVNIEEKAVLVRNLENGETFKETFDKLVITTGSWPIIPNVPGVELKGIMLSKNFYHAQDIVKHSKNANKITIVGAGYIGVELAEAFRHNNKEVVLIDIADRILAKYLDKEFTDILENELTVNGIKLALGQKVVKFEGEDGFVKKVITDKDSFDTDMVVLATGFRPNTDLFKGKLEMLPNGALIVDSYLHTSHPDIFAAGDSAAVWYTPTNSYEYIPLATNAVRMGTIVAYNIFEDRLKYSGTQGTSGVKVFSYNVATSGLNELLAQEKGINYGTIYGVENNRPEFMPEYEPVYVKLLYRKDDHTIIGGQVMSKADVTESANTLSIVMQNKMTVKDLAFADFFFQPYFNKPWNFLNTVALKALERLV; encoded by the coding sequence GTGAAGGTAGTAGTTATTGGTTGCACACATGCAGGAACGGCTTTCACCACGACAGCAAAAAGGCTTTATGGTGACAAAGTCCAAATAACGGTGTATGAACGAAACGACACAGTTTCATTTCTCTCTTGTGGGATTGCCCTCCATGTTGGTGGAGTAGTAAAAGACCCCATGAAGCTCTTTTATTCCTCGCCCAAGGTTCTCTCAGATTTGGGAGCAAAAATGATGATGAGGCACGAAGTAATTGATGTTAACATCGAAGAAAAAGCAGTTCTTGTCAGAAATCTCGAAAATGGCGAAACTTTCAAAGAAACCTTTGATAAACTTGTGATAACTACTGGTTCTTGGCCCATAATTCCAAATGTTCCAGGTGTTGAGTTGAAAGGTATAATGCTTTCAAAGAATTTTTACCATGCACAAGACATTGTAAAACACTCAAAAAATGCCAACAAGATAACTATAGTCGGAGCTGGTTACATAGGCGTTGAGCTTGCAGAAGCCTTTAGGCATAATAATAAAGAAGTAGTCTTGATAGATATAGCAGATAGAATATTAGCCAAGTATTTGGACAAGGAATTTACCGATATACTCGAAAATGAGCTTACTGTAAATGGGATTAAGTTGGCGCTGGGGCAAAAAGTTGTGAAATTTGAAGGAGAAGATGGTTTTGTGAAAAAAGTCATAACAGACAAGGACTCCTTCGATACCGATATGGTTGTGTTAGCTACAGGTTTCAGACCAAATACAGACCTATTCAAAGGCAAATTGGAGATGTTGCCCAACGGTGCATTGATTGTTGACTCTTATCTGCACACGTCTCATCCTGATATTTTTGCCGCAGGTGATAGTGCAGCGGTTTGGTATACTCCAACTAACAGTTACGAATATATCCCTCTTGCTACAAATGCCGTAAGAATGGGAACTATAGTCGCATACAATATATTTGAGGACAGACTTAAATACTCAGGGACTCAAGGGACATCGGGTGTGAAGGTGTTTTCTTACAACGTTGCCACTTCCGGCTTAAATGAATTGCTTGCTCAAGAGAAAGGTATAAACTATGGAACGATTTACGGTGTAGAAAACAACAGACCAGAATTTATGCCAGAGTATGAACCTGTTTATGTTAAGCTTCTTTACAGAAAAGACGACCACACAATAATAGGTGGACAAGTTATGTCGAAAGCAGATGTTACAGAAAGTGCGAACACGTTATCAATTGTTATGCAGAACAAGATGACAGTCAAAGACCTGGCATTTGCTGATTTCTTCTTCCAGCCATATTTCAACAAACCTTGGAACTTCTTGAACACCGTCGCATTGAAAGCTCTGGAAAGATTAGTTTAA
- a CDS encoding TetR/AcrR family transcriptional regulator — MKKREMFQKDVTITGNKKAKRIPQRADGIESKNKLKMAAIELFSKNNFADVSISQITKHAGLSTAAFYQYYINKYELFREIVDDFIRDLKESLEGESITDVALKYFEYCKRNKNLIQAMHLNEYHFEWLRNEFEDVIHSISEKHGLTDVGLFYFWSPIRFAINFGNLLGVQVKPKVFLSLIMNGIQKEKKEFQNLPKEIFTFTPEKHVLEVDEKRELILANAETLFGTYGYQKTQIYDIARASGIGVGTVYLYFENKKQILRELVRWINKGLRYNVRKAMENVKHYPRLVQEIAGLYAFVQFFKSHASMYKIVRESQSLDLEIAKDYYTSIFISYCKALENSVKDGKLQLNLEKFKTIDTKSILQYIAILLMGIGHYLGERYILAGKVSDTEKLERFLEDIYIYLSEGLGVAM, encoded by the coding sequence GTGAAGAAGAGAGAAATGTTTCAGAAGGATGTGACAATCACCGGAAATAAGAAAGCAAAAAGAATACCCCAACGAGCTGATGGTATAGAATCTAAGAATAAACTGAAGATGGCTGCTATAGAACTCTTTAGCAAAAACAACTTTGCCGACGTGTCCATCTCCCAAATTACTAAACATGCAGGTTTGAGCACGGCTGCCTTTTATCAATACTACATTAACAAGTATGAATTGTTTCGAGAGATTGTTGACGATTTTATAAGAGACCTTAAAGAGTCATTGGAAGGGGAGTCTATAACAGATGTCGCACTAAAATATTTTGAATACTGCAAGAGAAATAAGAACTTAATCCAAGCCATGCATCTCAACGAATATCATTTCGAATGGTTAAGGAACGAATTTGAAGATGTAATACATTCTATCTCGGAGAAACATGGATTAACTGATGTTGGGCTCTTCTATTTCTGGTCACCAATAAGGTTTGCAATTAACTTTGGGAATCTGTTGGGAGTACAAGTAAAGCCTAAGGTTTTTCTCTCGCTCATTATGAACGGAATTCAAAAAGAAAAGAAGGAATTCCAAAATCTTCCAAAAGAAATATTTACGTTCACACCTGAAAAACATGTTCTCGAAGTAGATGAAAAACGAGAATTAATACTTGCAAATGCAGAAACCTTGTTTGGAACTTACGGCTACCAAAAAACGCAGATATACGACATTGCAAGGGCATCTGGAATCGGAGTTGGGACAGTGTATCTCTACTTTGAAAATAAAAAGCAAATCTTACGTGAATTAGTACGATGGATAAATAAGGGGCTAAGATACAACGTTAGAAAAGCCATGGAAAATGTTAAACACTATCCAAGGTTAGTTCAAGAGATAGCTGGGTTGTATGCCTTTGTCCAGTTTTTCAAAAGTCACGCGAGTATGTACAAAATCGTCAGAGAAAGCCAGTCATTAGATTTAGAGATTGCGAAAGATTATTACACATCGATATTTATTTCTTACTGCAAAGCTCTAGAAAACTCAGTTAAGGACGGGAAACTCCAACTAAATTTGGAAAAATTCAAGACTATTGATACAAAAAGCATTTTACAATACATTGCCATTCTACTAATGGGAATCGGTCATTATTTGGGTGAACGATACATTCTTGCAGGCAAAGTTTCTGATACAGAAAAGTTGGAACGCTTTTTGGAAGATATTTACATTTACCTCTCCGAAGGCTTGGGGGTGGCGATGTGA
- a CDS encoding DegV family protein, with protein MKNIYLFDSSVDYQPGLEFGVPTDMFPLRVYIDDTEYIDKVTITDEQFYNFCLSGAKVSTSQPKPEMMREKLTKYSKEYENVYVVTISQKLSGTYDTISSIVKEEKLKNVTVLDSKSGSVKTTYVLYRVINAVENGLKVTQEIVDTFVKDSLLVFSVSSLEYLERGGRIGHAKALLGKLLRIKPILTTTEDGYTASLGMERTHDGLIRRMRELTKEFMAKIGSHIVIGGYGVSYMKEHLDKLLEGFNVHSIARIGPAIAAHVGPEVFGLVVGRGY; from the coding sequence ATGAAAAACATATACCTCTTCGACAGTTCTGTAGATTATCAACCTGGTCTTGAATTTGGAGTTCCGACCGATATGTTCCCACTGCGTGTGTATATAGATGACACGGAATACATCGATAAGGTAACGATAACTGATGAACAGTTTTATAACTTTTGTCTCTCCGGAGCTAAGGTTTCAACGTCGCAACCGAAACCCGAAATGATGAGAGAAAAATTGACAAAATACTCAAAAGAATACGAAAACGTATACGTAGTCACGATATCTCAGAAACTAAGTGGAACGTACGATACTATTTCATCCATTGTTAAAGAGGAAAAGCTGAAAAATGTGACAGTCTTGGACTCCAAAAGTGGGAGTGTAAAAACAACGTATGTTTTGTATCGAGTTATTAACGCAGTAGAAAATGGCTTAAAGGTTACCCAGGAAATTGTCGATACATTTGTAAAAGATAGTTTATTGGTTTTTTCAGTCTCTTCACTTGAATATCTCGAACGTGGGGGAAGGATAGGCCATGCGAAGGCACTTCTTGGGAAACTTTTAAGGATTAAACCTATTCTTACAACAACAGAGGATGGTTATACTGCTTCGTTAGGAATGGAAAGAACACATGATGGACTTATAAGACGGATGAGAGAACTTACTAAAGAATTTATGGCAAAAATTGGAAGTCATATTGTAATTGGCGGATACGGAGTTTCCTACATGAAAGAACATCTCGACAAACTCTTGGAAGGGTTCAATGTTCACTCGATAGCACGAATAGGACCAGCAATTGCTGCACATGTTGGGCCAGAGGTATTTGGACTGGTAGTTGGAAGGGGGTATTAG
- the thiC gene encoding phosphomethylpyrimidine synthase ThiC — translation MTQLELARAGLITKEMKYCAEFEGIEFERLRALVADGKVVIPRNKLHSLERPVAIGEQMTVKVNANIGTSVGYSSLEEELGKLEVALNAGADAVMVLSTWGNLSEMRREIVKRSPAPVGSVPIYDSAVKAYAEKRNVVDFSEKDFINMVLQHAEDGIDFMTIHVGITKRVLEKLKNSKRILKIVSRGGSIIAGWMIKNNKENPFYEHFDEILQIAREYDITLSLGDGMRPGAIVDSTDPQQLEELFFMQELVLKAYDAGVQVMLEGPGHVPLNEIELNVKLMKKIGLGRPIFLLGPLPTDRGVGYDHIVSAIGGALAGYYGCDFLCYVTPAEHVGLPDAEEVKEGVISAKIAAVVADVARGNRKAMKLEEEMAIARRDFDWNKMFKLAIHAERAQRKFEKMKYTDDGCSMCGPFCAIKITKDFAEEK, via the coding sequence ATGACGCAACTCGAATTGGCACGTGCTGGGCTTATCACAAAGGAAATGAAGTATTGCGCTGAGTTTGAGGGTATCGAGTTTGAAAGGCTCAGAGCACTGGTTGCCGATGGAAAAGTCGTGATACCAAGAAATAAATTACACAGTTTGGAAAGGCCAGTAGCAATAGGTGAACAAATGACAGTAAAGGTCAACGCAAATATAGGCACATCCGTTGGATATTCCTCCTTAGAAGAAGAGTTAGGAAAGTTAGAAGTAGCGTTGAATGCTGGTGCTGATGCTGTGATGGTCTTATCGACCTGGGGTAATTTATCAGAGATGCGAAGGGAAATTGTGAAAAGAAGCCCTGCCCCGGTTGGTTCTGTTCCTATATATGATTCGGCTGTAAAGGCCTACGCGGAAAAGAGGAACGTGGTAGATTTTTCTGAAAAGGATTTCATCAACATGGTTCTTCAACATGCTGAAGATGGTATTGATTTTATGACAATTCATGTTGGGATAACAAAGCGAGTGCTGGAGAAATTGAAAAACTCAAAGAGAATTTTGAAGATTGTCAGCCGTGGGGGTTCGATTATTGCTGGTTGGATGATTAAAAACAATAAGGAAAACCCATTCTACGAACATTTTGATGAGATACTTCAAATCGCAAGGGAGTATGATATTACACTAAGCTTAGGTGATGGGATGAGACCAGGTGCTATTGTGGATTCTACGGATCCCCAGCAACTTGAAGAACTCTTTTTTATGCAAGAACTTGTTCTGAAAGCTTACGATGCTGGTGTGCAAGTTATGTTGGAAGGTCCAGGACATGTTCCTTTAAATGAAATCGAATTGAACGTGAAGCTTATGAAAAAGATAGGATTGGGACGACCTATATTTCTTCTTGGACCACTTCCAACAGATAGAGGAGTTGGTTATGACCATATTGTTAGTGCAATTGGTGGTGCATTGGCAGGTTATTATGGCTGTGATTTTCTATGTTATGTAACTCCTGCAGAACATGTAGGGTTACCGGATGCTGAGGAAGTAAAGGAAGGAGTAATTTCGGCAAAAATCGCGGCAGTTGTTGCAGATGTTGCACGTGGCAACAGAAAAGCAATGAAATTAGAAGAAGAAATGGCGATAGCAAGAAGGGATTTTGACTGGAATAAGATGTTCAAACTTGCCATACATGCGGAAAGGGCTCAAAGAAAATTTGAGAAGATGAAATATACAGATGACGGTTGTTCTATGTGTGGACCTTTCTGTGCCATAAAAATAACTAAAGATTTTGCGGAGGAAAAATAA
- a CDS encoding 3-oxoacyl-ACP synthase III family protein, producing the protein MKYAKIISSGMYVPKKVMTNAEFEKLTMFTIDPYFSDVIGINHRHISEEWETPTYMAAEAAKKALARIGMKPEEIDLIIVGTDTPEAVSPPDAPRVQYLIGAHKAEPLAFNVNASCANGALMLDIAARYIAMGDYKNVLVIGTYAMTKFLSWKYSWEALFSDGAGALILTASDEPGFIGSVARADGSWWQNWGIYIGAGTMNLAGFERGLHKLDLRAAYPSTVNEEGWPMLINKLMEKYNITKDEIGMIFFTQVRKKTIEKVMETLGLPIEKAHMIMHKYGYTGSACVYMAYDDAFDEGKIEQVKGKVVIFLTSGVGYQQVATAFRI; encoded by the coding sequence ATGAAGTACGCAAAGATTATTTCCTCTGGAATGTATGTTCCCAAGAAAGTGATGACGAATGCGGAGTTCGAAAAGCTAACGATGTTTACTATTGACCCATATTTCTCAGATGTGATTGGTATCAATCACAGACATATTTCAGAAGAGTGGGAGACTCCTACTTACATGGCTGCAGAAGCAGCTAAAAAGGCACTTGCTCGAATTGGTATGAAACCGGAAGAAATTGATTTGATAATTGTTGGTACAGATACTCCGGAAGCGGTATCCCCACCAGATGCTCCAAGGGTTCAGTACCTCATAGGTGCCCACAAAGCAGAACCACTTGCTTTTAACGTAAATGCTTCATGTGCAAATGGAGCGTTGATGCTTGATATCGCAGCAAGGTATATAGCCATGGGGGATTACAAGAATGTCCTCGTTATAGGCACATATGCGATGACCAAGTTTCTAAGTTGGAAATATTCATGGGAAGCTCTTTTCAGTGATGGTGCAGGTGCACTAATACTTACGGCTTCGGACGAACCTGGGTTTATAGGTAGTGTGGCACGCGCTGACGGTAGTTGGTGGCAAAACTGGGGAATATACATAGGGGCAGGCACCATGAACTTGGCAGGTTTTGAAAGAGGGCTTCACAAACTGGATCTCAGAGCGGCTTACCCATCTACAGTCAACGAAGAAGGATGGCCCATGTTGATTAATAAACTTATGGAAAAATACAACATCACAAAAGATGAAATAGGTATGATATTCTTTACACAAGTGAGGAAAAAGACAATCGAAAAGGTTATGGAAACGCTTGGGCTGCCCATAGAAAAAGCACATATGATTATGCATAAGTACGGTTACACTGGTTCTGCATGTGTGTACATGGCCTACGATGACGCGTTTGATGAAGGAAAAATTGAGCAAGTGAAAGGTAAAGTAGTTATTTTCTTGACATCCGGTGTTGGATATCAGCAAGTTGCTACTGCTTTTAGAATATGA
- a CDS encoding DUF4438 domain-containing protein, with product MRGVNKTKENNSIRTNKDQVVQLSILVEVAHPVVRMPVVDGNGTSFYIPGVGGITYNFGLGDSAFKMHGDHIEPDVSAKNKDKDLNPTCMALACIGNEATLISGDAKGMKGYVIGKHGGIDHILIWFPEKEKLAIGDKIQIKAWGQGLEIVNYPEVKVMNIDPDLFEKIPIKIKNRKLHVPVTAIVPAHLTGSGIGAGNPASTDYDMNTLDKEEIKKFKLDKVRIGDLVAISDHYNGYGAGGYKEGAVSIGVVVHSNCYKTGHGPGMVIIMTSKEDNIVPVLDKDSNIKNYLNI from the coding sequence ATGAGAGGAGTTAACAAAACGAAAGAAAACAACTCTATCAGAACGAACAAGGACCAAGTTGTTCAGCTTTCGATATTGGTTGAGGTGGCACACCCTGTTGTCCGTATGCCTGTTGTAGATGGTAATGGCACTTCGTTTTACATTCCCGGAGTTGGAGGTATCACATACAACTTCGGGCTTGGTGACAGTGCATTCAAGATGCATGGTGACCATATCGAACCTGATGTTAGCGCCAAAAACAAAGACAAGGATTTAAATCCAACTTGTATGGCTCTTGCATGCATTGGGAACGAAGCAACATTAATATCCGGAGATGCGAAAGGCATGAAAGGATACGTAATAGGAAAACATGGAGGAATAGATCACATATTAATCTGGTTCCCTGAGAAAGAGAAGCTGGCAATCGGAGATAAGATACAGATTAAAGCCTGGGGGCAAGGACTTGAAATAGTTAATTATCCTGAAGTAAAAGTCATGAATATTGACCCCGATTTGTTTGAAAAGATACCAATAAAAATTAAGAATAGAAAATTACACGTCCCAGTCACGGCAATCGTTCCTGCACACTTAACAGGTTCTGGAATTGGGGCGGGTAATCCAGCATCTACCGATTATGATATGAATACCTTAGATAAAGAAGAAATTAAGAAGTTTAAACTTGATAAAGTAAGGATAGGAGATTTAGTTGCAATATCAGACCATTACAACGGTTACGGAGCCGGAGGTTACAAAGAAGGTGCCGTTTCAATAGGTGTTGTCGTTCATTCGAACTGCTACAAAACAGGACATGGTCCCGGTATGGTAATAATAATGACATCAAAAGAAGATAACATAGTGCCAGTTCTCGATAAGGATAGTAACATAAAAAACTACCTTAATATCTGA
- a CDS encoding nitroreductase family protein, whose amino-acid sequence MELKDVILKRRSIRKFKNKEISPETLAEIAKYALLAPSGRNSRPVDLVIVTEKDKIERIMKAREGAFSFLKTAPACIIVTANEASSTWMSDASIVATYIQLLCVDYGLGSCWGHAHDRFQDGVSVEGKIKEIVGIPDGYRVLCVIGIGYPDEEKDAHTLKEVDDNKIHVEKW is encoded by the coding sequence ATGGAACTGAAAGATGTCATCCTAAAACGAAGGAGCATAAGAAAATTCAAAAATAAGGAAATCTCACCAGAAACTCTTGCGGAAATTGCAAAGTATGCTTTATTGGCTCCAAGTGGGAGGAACTCTAGACCTGTTGATTTGGTTATTGTAACCGAAAAAGACAAAATCGAACGCATAATGAAAGCAAGAGAAGGAGCGTTCTCATTCCTAAAAACTGCACCTGCATGTATAATTGTCACAGCAAATGAGGCCAGTTCAACCTGGATGTCAGATGCCTCTATTGTGGCAACGTATATACAGCTTCTATGTGTTGATTACGGACTCGGAAGTTGCTGGGGTCATGCGCATGACCGCTTCCAAGATGGGGTGTCAGTCGAAGGAAAGATTAAAGAGATTGTTGGTATTCCAGATGGTTACAGGGTGCTTTGCGTGATAGGAATTGGATATCCAGACGAAGAAAAAGATGCGCATACGTTAAAAGAAGTTGATGATAACAAAATCCATGTAGAGAAATGGTAG
- a CDS encoding thiamine-phosphate synthase family protein has protein sequence MSDTSEKRVMVISGFDPSAGAGILQDIKSFALLGISAMGVVSAYTIQNTHKVFLARFRKWEEIDQELSVLPEPGIIKVGLISPEMLRLIREKYPSAVIVWNIVLRSSSGYDFEPPEIVKENLTYADFVILNNEEAGILGLEPSDRVVVTGGHGKEAEKVIVKFGRLAFETTRLPGRYHGTGCAFSSLFAGHLYLGYSPEEAVKASIEILQKVLEKSNQQVQPEMLARDWMKFDVLDSLNSVKKELLTVGEKTIPEVGQNVSYALPWSKDEFEVAKFPGRIRLKEGKPVFVSDASFADYSHTARMALVAKSFSPHIRCVTNVRYCAEYIDNAIKSGLTVFKYDRNSEPEDVKSVDGKSMEWMIQQAYKTFGKIPDIIYDEGFWGKEAMIRIFGRNPKEVIEKMKKIIGIL, from the coding sequence ATGAGCGATACATCTGAGAAAAGAGTAATGGTAATTTCAGGATTTGACCCATCAGCTGGGGCAGGAATTTTACAAGATATTAAGTCATTCGCTTTATTAGGAATCAGTGCTATGGGTGTTGTTAGTGCGTATACTATCCAAAATACCCACAAGGTTTTTCTTGCGAGATTCCGCAAATGGGAAGAAATAGATCAAGAATTATCCGTCCTCCCCGAACCGGGCATTATAAAAGTAGGTTTGATATCCCCGGAGATGCTTAGGCTCATAAGGGAAAAATATCCATCAGCAGTCATCGTTTGGAACATAGTTTTACGTTCAAGTTCTGGCTATGATTTTGAACCCCCTGAAATTGTCAAGGAGAACTTGACCTATGCTGATTTCGTAATTCTGAATAATGAAGAGGCAGGTATATTAGGGTTAGAACCTTCAGATAGAGTTGTCGTAACAGGGGGTCATGGAAAAGAAGCTGAAAAAGTGATTGTAAAGTTTGGTCGCCTTGCTTTTGAAACAACGCGATTACCAGGAAGATACCACGGAACGGGATGTGCATTTTCTAGCTTATTTGCGGGGCATCTGTACCTTGGTTATTCTCCAGAAGAAGCTGTAAAGGCTTCTATAGAGATATTGCAAAAAGTCCTTGAAAAAAGCAATCAGCAAGTGCAACCGGAAATGCTTGCAAGAGATTGGATGAAGTTTGACGTACTCGATTCATTGAACAGTGTAAAGAAAGAGCTCTTAACAGTTGGAGAAAAAACTATTCCAGAGGTCGGACAAAACGTCTCGTATGCGTTACCGTGGTCAAAAGATGAATTTGAAGTTGCTAAATTTCCAGGAAGGATTCGACTAAAAGAAGGAAAACCTGTTTTCGTTTCGGATGCGTCTTTTGCTGATTATTCTCACACAGCAAGAATGGCACTTGTTGCAAAATCCTTTTCGCCCCATATAAGATGTGTCACAAATGTTAGGTATTGTGCTGAGTATATTGATAATGCTATCAAATCCGGATTAACAGTTTTCAAATATGATAGAAATTCCGAACCGGAAGATGTCAAAAGTGTTGACGGAAAATCAATGGAATGGATGATTCAACAAGCATACAAAACATTTGGAAAGATACCAGATATAATATATGATGAAGGATTCTGGGGAAAGGAAGCGATGATTAGGATTTTTGGAAGAAATCCAAAAGAGGTTATTGAAAAGATGAAAAAAATTATAGGAATCCTCTGA
- a CDS encoding sulfide-dependent adenosine diphosphate thiazole synthase translates to MKKDLIISRLIVESFFEKLNKGLEVDVAIAGCGPSALALSLALSKKGYKVAIFEAKNEPGGGIWGGGMMFNELVLERELKGYVEELGVNYKEFGEFLVVDSVHFASALLYHTTKAGTLVFNNVFVEDLVMYDKRVSGVVINWMPTIRERLHVDPISVIAKFTVDGTGHPANLVRLLSKRGILLSVTGSTENLCSCGTVEYEFPMDAENGEKFVVEGTREIYPGLYVMGMAAVSVGGGPRMGPIFGGMILSGLRAAELIEDGLRREVAKIDRETRI, encoded by the coding sequence ATGAAGAAAGATTTGATTATCTCCAGGTTGATAGTCGAAAGTTTTTTTGAAAAGTTGAACAAAGGTTTGGAAGTTGACGTAGCTATCGCAGGATGTGGTCCTAGCGCTCTTGCACTTTCTCTTGCACTTTCTAAGAAAGGGTACAAGGTCGCAATTTTTGAAGCGAAGAACGAACCAGGTGGAGGCATTTGGGGTGGAGGAATGATGTTCAATGAGTTGGTACTTGAAAGAGAATTGAAAGGCTATGTGGAAGAACTTGGTGTTAACTACAAAGAATTTGGGGAGTTTTTGGTTGTTGACTCTGTACACTTCGCATCGGCATTATTGTATCACACCACAAAAGCAGGAACATTAGTGTTTAACAATGTTTTTGTTGAAGACCTTGTAATGTACGACAAAAGGGTTTCTGGAGTTGTAATAAATTGGATGCCAACAATTAGAGAAAGATTGCACGTTGATCCGATAAGCGTTATTGCAAAGTTTACAGTCGATGGGACAGGACATCCAGCTAACCTCGTAAGATTGCTTTCTAAACGCGGAATTCTGCTCTCTGTTACTGGTTCTACCGAAAATCTATGTAGTTGTGGAACTGTTGAATATGAATTCCCCATGGATGCGGAAAATGGTGAGAAATTTGTTGTGGAAGGAACAAGAGAAATTTACCCTGGACTTTATGTAATGGGGATGGCCGCAGTAAGCGTTGGTGGTGGTCCAAGAATGGGACCTATCTTCGGTGGAATGATTTTGTCAGGTCTTAGAGCTGCAGAACTAATCGAGGATGGTTTAAGAAGAGAAGTAGCGAAAATTGATAGGGAGACGAGAATATGA